From Acidipropionibacterium acidipropionici, one genomic window encodes:
- the lipB gene encoding lipoyl(octanoyl) transferase LipB, which produces MKSVSVQETRAGLGPTSSATPQPVTPTASDGQRPRGWVDHPAGIEFEYLGIADTPPVRTEYRRCWDHQRRIHARVSAHEIPDTVIYVEHDPVYTAGRRTHPEAYPFDGTPVVPVDRGGEITWHGPGQLVGYPIVFLQRGIGVVDYVRRVEEAIIRLLAGYGLRCGRVPGRTGVWFPSDGHGPERKICAIGIRVSRQTALHGFALNVDPDTAGFDNIIPCGISDADVTTMARELRRVHGPDAPIPSLVEVGRRLEPVLTELLGFGPYTMSPDIPRRKHPTFLHPLGD; this is translated from the coding sequence GTGAAGTCCGTGAGCGTGCAGGAAACCCGGGCCGGCCTCGGCCCGACATCATCGGCAACCCCCCAGCCCGTCACCCCGACGGCCTCGGACGGGCAGCGCCCCAGAGGCTGGGTCGATCACCCGGCGGGCATCGAGTTCGAGTACCTGGGCATCGCCGACACCCCTCCCGTGCGCACCGAGTACCGCCGGTGCTGGGACCACCAGCGCCGGATCCACGCCCGGGTGTCCGCCCACGAGATCCCCGACACGGTCATCTACGTCGAGCACGACCCGGTGTACACGGCCGGACGGCGCACCCATCCGGAGGCCTACCCCTTCGACGGCACGCCTGTGGTGCCGGTGGATCGCGGCGGCGAGATCACCTGGCACGGCCCGGGACAGCTGGTCGGCTACCCCATCGTCTTCCTCCAGCGCGGCATCGGCGTCGTCGACTACGTCCGCCGGGTCGAGGAGGCCATCATCCGGCTGCTCGCCGGCTACGGACTGCGGTGCGGGCGGGTGCCCGGCCGCACCGGCGTCTGGTTCCCCTCCGACGGGCACGGGCCCGAACGCAAGATCTGCGCCATCGGGATCCGCGTCTCCCGTCAGACCGCGCTCCACGGGTTCGCCCTCAACGTCGACCCCGACACCGCAGGGTTCGACAACATCATCCCCTGCGGGATCTCCGATGCCGACGTCACCACCATGGCACGCGAGCTCCGTCGGGTCCACGGGCCCGACGCGCCGATCCCCTCCCTGGTGGAGGTCGGGCGTCGCCTGGAACCCGTCCTCACCGAGCTGCTGGGTTTCGGGCCCTACACGATGAGCCCGGACATCCCGCGCCGCAAGCATCCCACCTTCCTGCATCCGCTCGGCGACTGA
- a CDS encoding DUF3043 domain-containing protein yields the protein MGLFRPYKQGQTETEPVKGSGQKGSGQNSADDATPAPSQPEPRAEETTQPRGRTAKTGPTPTRAQAEAARMARLHPNLSRKEIRKRDRRAREERRLSNLETLEKRPERTMIRNYVDSRRTFGEFIMPIFLVIMAVWLVIIMFMPRQIVIVNLLSLVMLLTMIGWGVDTWRLWRGVKKELMARYPDMSRKGLLSYLNNRVMTPRRWRNPAPAVERGGARRTPKD from the coding sequence GTGGGACTCTTCCGCCCGTACAAGCAGGGCCAGACCGAGACCGAGCCCGTCAAGGGCTCCGGACAGAAGGGGTCGGGGCAGAACAGCGCGGACGACGCGACGCCTGCGCCGTCGCAGCCCGAGCCCCGGGCCGAGGAGACCACGCAGCCCCGCGGACGGACGGCCAAGACCGGCCCGACCCCCACCCGCGCCCAGGCCGAGGCGGCCCGGATGGCACGGCTCCATCCCAATCTCAGCCGCAAGGAGATCCGCAAGCGGGACCGTCGCGCCAGGGAGGAGCGACGACTCTCGAACCTGGAGACGCTCGAGAAGCGCCCGGAGCGCACCATGATCCGCAACTACGTCGACTCCCGACGGACCTTCGGCGAGTTCATCATGCCGATCTTCCTGGTGATCATGGCCGTCTGGCTCGTCATCATCATGTTCATGCCCAGGCAGATCGTGATCGTCAATCTGCTCTCCCTGGTGATGCTCCTGACGATGATCGGCTGGGGAGTCGACACCTGGCGGCTGTGGCGGGGGGTCAAGAAGGAGCTCATGGCGCGCTACCCGGACATGTCGCGCAAGGGCCTGCTCAGCTACCTCAACAACCGCGTCATGACGCCGCGCCGCTGGCGCAATCCGGCTCCCGCCGTCGAGCGCGGCGGGGCGAGGAGGACCCCGAAGGACTGA
- the sucB gene encoding 2-oxoglutarate dehydrogenase, E2 component, dihydrolipoamide succinyltransferase, with protein MSTEVTLPALGESVTEGTVSRWLKSVGDTVEADEPLLEVSTDKVDTEVPSPVSGTLLEIRVNEDDDAAVGSVLAVIGDPADAPAPAAPEPAPAPAAPPAPAPTPAPAPAPTPAPAPAAPAPAAPPSAGAKGTEVTLPALGESVTEGTVSRWLKSVGDTVEADEPLLEVSTDKVDTEVPSPVSGTLLEIRVNEDDDAAVGSVLAVIGDPAPAAPEPAPAPAAPPAPAPTPAPAPAAPAPAAPAAPAPAAPPSAGANEVAPRATSPSADVYVTPLVRKLAKENGVDLSTLTGTGVGGRIRKQDVLAAAEKAKAPAPAPAAPAAPAAPAAGSAKAAAQAVSAEADALRGTTEKMSRLRKVIASRMVESLHISAQLTATVEVDMTAISRIRRAEKAAFKAREGVGLSYLPFITKAIVEALKQNPKFNARIDTEAGTITYGATENVGIAVDTPRGLVVPVIKNAGDLNIAGLAHQIGDLAARTRDNKVTPDELSGGTFTITNYGSAGALFDTPIVNQPEVAILGTGALVKRPVVVTNEFGEDTIAIRDMMYLSLSYDHRLIDGAVAARFLTGVKNRLEEGDFSGEF; from the coding sequence ATGTCGACCGAAGTCACTCTCCCGGCACTCGGCGAATCAGTCACCGAGGGCACCGTGTCCCGCTGGCTCAAGTCCGTCGGAGACACCGTCGAGGCCGACGAGCCACTCCTCGAGGTGTCCACCGACAAGGTCGACACCGAGGTCCCCTCCCCCGTCTCCGGCACCCTCCTGGAGATTCGCGTCAACGAGGACGACGACGCAGCCGTCGGCTCCGTCCTGGCCGTCATCGGCGACCCCGCCGACGCCCCCGCCCCCGCAGCCCCCGAGCCGGCACCGGCCCCGGCAGCTCCCCCCGCACCCGCACCGACCCCGGCTCCCGCACCCGCACCGACCCCGGCTCCCGCACCGGCAGCACCCGCCCCCGCAGCGCCGCCTTCGGCGGGCGCCAAGGGCACCGAGGTGACGCTGCCGGCACTCGGCGAATCAGTCACCGAGGGCACCGTGTCCCGCTGGCTCAAGTCCGTCGGAGACACCGTCGAGGCCGACGAGCCACTCCTCGAGGTGTCCACCGACAAGGTCGACACCGAGGTCCCCTCCCCCGTCTCCGGCACCCTCCTGGAGATTCGCGTCAACGAGGACGACGACGCAGCCGTCGGCTCCGTCCTGGCCGTCATCGGCGACCCCGCCCCCGCAGCCCCCGAGCCGGCACCGGCCCCGGCAGCTCCCCCCGCACCCGCACCGACCCCGGCTCCCGCACCGGCAGCACCCGCCCCCGCAGCGCCGGCGGCTCCTGCTCCCGCGGCGCCCCCGTCGGCGGGCGCCAATGAGGTGGCTCCCCGGGCGACCAGCCCCTCGGCCGATGTCTACGTCACCCCGCTGGTGCGCAAGCTCGCCAAGGAGAACGGCGTCGACCTGTCCACCCTCACCGGCACCGGCGTCGGAGGCCGTATCCGCAAGCAGGACGTGCTGGCCGCCGCCGAGAAGGCCAAGGCCCCCGCACCGGCCCCTGCCGCACCTGCAGCCCCCGCCGCGCCGGCCGCCGGGTCGGCGAAGGCCGCGGCCCAGGCTGTGTCGGCGGAGGCCGACGCGCTGCGCGGCACCACCGAGAAGATGAGCCGGCTTCGCAAGGTGATCGCCTCGCGGATGGTGGAGTCGCTGCACATCTCGGCCCAGCTCACCGCGACCGTCGAGGTCGACATGACCGCGATCTCGCGTATCCGCAGGGCGGAGAAGGCGGCCTTCAAGGCCCGGGAGGGCGTTGGGCTGTCCTACCTGCCCTTCATCACCAAGGCCATCGTCGAGGCGCTCAAGCAGAACCCGAAGTTCAACGCCCGGATCGACACCGAGGCCGGGACCATCACCTACGGGGCCACCGAGAACGTCGGGATCGCTGTCGACACACCCCGCGGCTTGGTCGTGCCGGTGATCAAGAACGCCGGAGACCTGAACATCGCCGGCCTCGCCCACCAGATCGGCGATCTGGCGGCCAGGACCCGCGACAACAAGGTGACTCCCGATGAGCTGTCCGGCGGCACCTTCACGATCACCAACTACGGGTCGGCCGGGGCGCTGTTCGACACCCCGATCGTCAACCAGCCCGAGGTCGCGATCCTCGGTACCGGCGCCCTGGTGAAGCGGCCGGTCGTGGTCACCAACGAGTTCGGCGAGGACACCATCGCGATCCGCGACATGATGTACCTGTCGCTGAGCTACGACCACCGCCTCATCGACGGCGCCGTCGCGGCCCGATTCCTCACCGGCGTCAAGAACCGGCTCGAGGAGGGCGACTTCTCCGGCGAGTTCTGA
- the pspAA gene encoding PspA-associated protein PspAA, which yields MIIRIMGEGQWDVPDSALSELNSIDGHVEHAVAGGLQEELTDALTRLAATVREHGRQIPDDEIVDSDLIVPDTNATVEEVSVLLADSAAGEGLIPG from the coding sequence ATGATCATCCGCATCATGGGCGAGGGCCAGTGGGACGTTCCGGACTCGGCCCTCTCGGAGCTGAACTCGATCGACGGTCACGTCGAGCACGCGGTCGCCGGCGGACTCCAGGAGGAGCTCACCGACGCGCTCACCAGGCTGGCGGCCACCGTCCGCGAGCACGGCCGTCAGATCCCCGACGATGAGATCGTGGACTCCGATCTCATCGTCCCCGACACCAACGCCACCGTCGAGGAGGTCTCCGTCCTGCTGGCCGACAGCGCCGCGGGAGAGGGTCTGATCCCCGGGTGA
- a CDS encoding glycerate kinase, whose amino-acid sequence MRVLVATDSWTGLRSRQVGTALARAWAGLGDEVAVIPMGTAGAGFRQAFEDLREAAGLDILAPSLPDAGADRWTTGSEPLGRLIAGLPADGGRVVIELSRAPWRDGGRGMVEYLRSRTGREGRQGRARLPIVVTTAEQAGLELTGLRGVVSLEGRAERMDPARMLALDQALCDWAEELTGDPEAGTVPGSGALGGIGLAVSALGGQVTTGPRLLLDLADARRTVSRADLVVTGCEHLDFQTLGGEVVTQVLKLAEPLGVPVIAVPLTSEVSARELRQAGLEAAAPLDGGPVDGAADMVAVTAAAGPVARTWHWGAGGTSFPTPLTLGADETESRPAPTDPSRRRAPSPEAIRGPFDHQWSRPI is encoded by the coding sequence GTGAGGGTCCTCGTCGCCACCGACTCCTGGACCGGTCTGCGGTCCAGGCAGGTCGGCACCGCACTGGCGCGCGCCTGGGCCGGCCTCGGCGACGAGGTGGCCGTCATCCCGATGGGGACGGCCGGCGCGGGCTTCCGGCAGGCATTCGAAGATCTTCGCGAGGCCGCCGGGCTCGACATCCTGGCGCCGTCCCTGCCCGACGCCGGTGCGGACCGGTGGACCACTGGTTCCGAACCGTTGGGTCGCCTCATCGCCGGCCTGCCCGCCGACGGGGGCCGGGTCGTCATCGAACTGTCCCGGGCCCCCTGGCGGGACGGGGGGCGGGGGATGGTCGAGTATCTGCGCAGCCGGACCGGTCGGGAGGGTCGGCAGGGCCGCGCCCGACTCCCGATCGTGGTCACCACGGCCGAGCAGGCCGGCCTCGAACTCACCGGGCTGCGCGGCGTCGTCTCCCTGGAGGGGCGGGCCGAGCGGATGGATCCCGCCCGGATGCTGGCCCTCGACCAGGCCCTGTGCGACTGGGCCGAGGAGCTGACCGGGGACCCGGAGGCGGGTACCGTCCCCGGTTCCGGGGCACTCGGCGGCATCGGACTGGCTGTTTCCGCTCTGGGCGGACAGGTGACCACCGGCCCCCGCCTGCTGCTCGATCTTGCCGACGCCCGGCGCACCGTGTCGCGGGCCGACCTGGTGGTCACCGGCTGCGAGCATCTGGACTTCCAGACCCTCGGCGGCGAGGTCGTCACGCAGGTCCTGAAACTCGCCGAGCCGCTCGGCGTGCCGGTGATCGCGGTGCCACTGACCAGTGAGGTCTCGGCCCGCGAGCTGCGCCAGGCGGGGCTGGAGGCCGCCGCGCCGCTGGACGGCGGCCCGGTGGACGGAGCCGCGGACATGGTGGCGGTCACCGCCGCGGCCGGGCCGGTGGCCCGGACCTGGCACTGGGGAGCGGGTGGGACATCCTTCCCGACGCCTCTTACACTGGGGGCTGACGAGACGGAATCTCGGCCCGCCCCGACCGATCCGAGTCGCAGGCGGGCACCATCCCCGGAGGCGATCCGGGGGCCGTTCGACCATCAATGGAGCAGACCGATATGA
- a CDS encoding PspA/IM30 family protein: MAGIFERFSTIFRSKANKVMDKVEDPRETLDYSYQKQLDMLQKVRRGVADVATSRKRIELQANQLNGEVDKMQRSAQRALEQGREDLAREALTRKAGLQSQLNDLQTQHATLQAEEEKLIRGSQRLQARVDAFRTKKETIKASYSAAEAQTRINEAFTGLSEEMGDVGLAIQRAEDKTLELQARAGAVDELIASGAIEDPTSTRQDDITAELDALASGSSVESELSALKAQIGAGGDAARPELGSGSQPGTARQVGGQEDKS; the protein is encoded by the coding sequence ATGGCTGGAATTTTCGAGCGATTCTCGACGATCTTCCGCTCCAAGGCCAATAAGGTCATGGACAAGGTGGAAGATCCGCGAGAGACGCTGGACTACTCATATCAGAAGCAGCTGGACATGCTGCAGAAGGTCCGTCGCGGAGTCGCCGATGTGGCGACCAGCAGGAAGCGGATCGAGCTGCAGGCCAACCAGCTCAACGGCGAGGTCGACAAGATGCAGCGATCCGCCCAGCGCGCCCTCGAACAGGGGCGGGAGGATCTGGCGAGGGAGGCCCTCACCCGCAAGGCCGGCCTTCAGAGCCAGCTCAACGACCTCCAGACCCAGCATGCGACCCTTCAGGCAGAGGAGGAGAAGCTCATCCGGGGGTCCCAGCGCCTCCAGGCCCGGGTCGACGCCTTCCGCACCAAGAAGGAGACCATCAAGGCCAGCTACTCGGCGGCCGAGGCCCAGACCCGCATCAATGAGGCCTTCACCGGGCTCAGCGAGGAGATGGGCGACGTCGGTCTGGCCATCCAGCGGGCCGAGGACAAGACCCTGGAGCTCCAGGCCCGCGCCGGGGCGGTGGACGAGCTCATCGCCTCCGGGGCGATCGAGGACCCGACGAGCACCCGTCAGGACGACATCACCGCCGAACTCGACGCCCTCGCATCCGGCTCCTCGGTCGAGTCGGAGCTGTCGGCACTCAAAGCTCAGATCGGTGCCGGTGGTGACGCGGCCCGTCCCGAGCTGGGATCGGGCTCTCAGCCCGGCACCGCCCGGCAGGTCGGCGGCCAGGAGGACAAGTCATGA